In Chondrocystis sp. NIES-4102, the following proteins share a genomic window:
- a CDS encoding cyclic nucleotide-regulated ABC bacteriocin/lantibiotic exporter produces MKLYFQPSLISGSDFLKHLKNNDWLKLVQGIIIHSSQFEITEGKKYQFENLPTHGEWLILSDCCIICGKNSDFIIENNQNIVQANSNSLEQHHNIISQREIVNKSQHIETSVKYNCNNTFKGNSKYQNCDESVQFKRDATPGLSTQGLPSPFRKVMNVADNRISQSYSRNKWNFLNIGESAWQIITTNSKLPNFIKIYYFFQKKVFNYPFYKQHSNSDCGAACLKMISRYWGKDIDYKTIVDQANIDRSGASLQNLMDAGEAIGFNIIAGKSDLLGLETNILPAIAHWQANHYVVVYKISKNKIIISDPKIGQRTISRDNFLANWTGYGLWLNPTTKFYNQRSKQSLLKFLTFLRPYRIIFLEIFIASIVINIIGLITPVFTQILLDEVISSNAILTFWAIGSGLYIIRTSQIILISIRKYLLFHTANRLDLNLITNFINHALKLPISYFESRYVGDIISRISENRKIRQFITTDAITTILDLISIFVYTSLMFWYSWTLSFLALSIVPILLLITLLSTFKLMSLSREVFNEGTKEQSYLIEIFSGISTIKSMGIEQSIRWNWENLLNKYIKLYFSNQITVEKLSLISSLSETIISISVLLLSIWQVIHNQLTIGQLIAFNMLVGQVIDPVKRLNLLWHNFQEIRISIERCSDVIESTPETGISGSNLIDIKSFKGHIIFNQVYFKYSNKSINNIIDNISFEIKPGQTVALVGRSGSGKTTLSKLILGLYQPQQGEILIDNQNIKNISLRSLRNQVGIVDQNTFFFGGTIQENLLIANPNATMKEIESACQLACAASFIDNFPLKYNTKIGEGGGLLSGGQKQRLAIARAILRSPSLLILDEATSSLDTESENLIQKNLRSILANQTTLIIAHRLSTIKNADLILVLDNGKLVESGTHAQLINNGKIYHHLVSQQSNLHT; encoded by the coding sequence ATGAAATTATATTTTCAACCTAGTTTAATTAGTGGTTCAGACTTCTTGAAACATTTAAAAAATAATGATTGGTTGAAATTAGTGCAGGGGATTATAATACATTCATCCCAATTTGAAATAACCGAAGGTAAAAAATACCAATTTGAAAATTTACCTACGCACGGTGAATGGCTAATTTTATCTGACTGCTGCATTATATGTGGAAAAAACTCGGATTTTATTATAGAAAATAATCAAAACATTGTTCAAGCGAACTCGAACTCTTTAGAACAACATCATAATATTATATCGCAAAGAGAAATTGTTAATAAGTCGCAACATATTGAAACTAGTGTTAAATACAATTGTAATAATACATTTAAGGGCAACTCAAAATATCAAAATTGCGATGAATCAGTGCAATTTAAGCGTGACGCGACCCCTGGGTTGTCAACCCAGGGGCTGCCGTCACCCTTTAGGAAAGTAATGAATGTCGCTGATAATCGAATTTCGCAATCATATTCAAGAAATAAATGGAACTTTTTAAATATTGGAGAAAGCGCATGGCAAATAATAACTACAAACTCAAAGTTACCAAATTTTATAAAAATATATTACTTTTTTCAGAAAAAGGTATTTAATTATCCTTTTTATAAGCAACATAGTAATTCTGATTGTGGTGCAGCTTGTTTAAAAATGATATCTCGTTATTGGGGTAAAGATATAGATTATAAAACAATAGTTGATCAAGCAAATATTGATCGTTCAGGAGCTTCTCTACAAAATTTAATGGATGCAGGAGAGGCGATCGGATTTAATATTATAGCTGGAAAATCTGATTTATTGGGATTGGAGACAAATATATTACCCGCGATAGCTCATTGGCAAGCAAATCATTATGTAGTGGTTTACAAAATTAGTAAAAATAAAATAATTATTAGTGATCCTAAAATCGGACAACGCACTATATCAAGAGATAATTTTTTGGCTAATTGGACAGGATATGGTTTATGGTTAAATCCAACAACAAAATTTTACAATCAACGATCAAAACAATCTCTTCTAAAATTTCTTACATTTTTACGTCCGTATAGAATAATTTTTTTAGAAATTTTTATAGCATCTATAGTAATTAATATAATAGGTTTAATTACACCAGTTTTTACGCAAATATTATTAGATGAAGTAATTTCCTCAAATGCAATTTTAACATTTTGGGCAATTGGATCTGGATTATATATTATTCGTACTTCACAAATAATATTAATAAGTATTAGGAAATATTTATTATTTCACACTGCAAATCGTTTGGATCTTAATTTAATAACAAATTTTATTAATCATGCTCTAAAACTTCCAATATCTTATTTTGAATCTCGTTATGTTGGTGATATTATTTCAAGAATTTCTGAAAATCGGAAAATTAGACAATTTATTACAACAGATGCAATTACCACTATTCTTGATTTGATTAGTATTTTCGTTTATACTAGTTTAATGTTTTGGTATTCCTGGACATTATCTTTTTTAGCTTTATCTATCGTTCCTATTTTATTACTAATAACTTTATTATCTACTTTCAAGTTAATGTCTTTATCAAGGGAAGTATTTAACGAAGGAACAAAAGAACAATCTTATTTAATTGAAATTTTCTCAGGAATTTCTACAATCAAATCAATGGGAATAGAGCAATCTATCCGTTGGAATTGGGAAAATTTATTAAATAAATATATCAAGTTATATTTTTCAAATCAAATAACAGTAGAAAAATTATCTTTGATTAGTAGTTTAAGTGAAACAATTATATCTATATCAGTACTATTATTAAGTATATGGCAAGTAATTCATAATCAACTTACAATTGGACAACTAATTGCTTTTAATATGTTGGTTGGTCAAGTAATAGATCCAGTTAAAAGGCTTAATCTACTTTGGCATAATTTCCAAGAAATCAGAATATCTATTGAACGTTGTAGTGATGTTATAGAATCTACTCCTGAAACTGGAATTAGTGGCTCAAATTTAATAGATATTAAATCTTTTAAAGGTCACATCATTTTTAATCAGGTATATTTTAAATATAGTAATAAGAGTATAAATAATATTATAGATAATATTAGTTTTGAAATCAAACCAGGACAAACTGTAGCTTTAGTAGGTCGTAGTGGTTCAGGAAAAACTACTTTATCTAAGTTAATTTTGGGGCTTTATCAACCTCAACAAGGTGAAATATTAATTGATAATCAAAATATCAAAAACATTTCGTTGCGTTCTTTAAGAAATCAAGTTGGAATTGTAGATCAAAATACCTTTTTTTTTGGAGGAACAATTCAAGAAAATCTTTTAATTGCTAATCCTAATGCAACAATGAAAGAAATAGAATCAGCTTGTCAATTAGCTTGTGCAGCCAGCTTTATTGATAATTTTCCTTTAAAATATAATACTAAAATTGGAGAAGGAGGAGGATTATTATCTGGAGGACAAAAGCAAAGATTAGCGATTGCAAGAGCTATATTAAGAAGCCCAAGTTTGTTAATTTTAGATGAAGCCACTAGTAGTCTTGATACTGAATCAGAAAACTTAATTCAGAAAAATTTACGTAGCATTTTAGCAAATCAAACAACTTTAATTATTGCTCATCGCCTTTCTACTATTAAAAATGCAGATTTAATTTTAGTTTTAGATAATGGAAAGTTAGTAGAGAGTGGTACTCATGCTCAATTAATTAATAATGGAAAAATTTATCACCATTTAGTCAGTCAGCAATCGAATTTACATACGTAA
- a CDS encoding phosphate ABC transporter periplasmic phosphate-binding protein: protein MEKRNQDLQVDSGSICPYCEYDCNPIGAKICEICKTTLISKSDFIKKNNVESNRSIKGKIGNLFQRKKSKVKSQSKSTDIQLYLSSKRDDILSIIKNPLYRTKIKELKKPINFTGLLSIGLIISLLVNFLTVQKTIDNKQGINVNSPQGLFNYGGSPIFAPLVASGINKEIEKYEGLNLRYNKPINKDFSTENAITDLINGELSFAYSDRPLTDKEYQKANLRSIKLQRVPIAIDGIVIYSNKNVPLSKINQGQLAKIFSGEIVNWNQIDNRIENLPIKPVIVYKDSIPGIPLSISKYYISDNYTLALRKVISTPGAISFASASLVKNQQAVKMLSLADGNSHNYIQPWLNGELNLNAFANGLYCLTRRIYLIYRQDDSNDEKAAELLLAYLKSSEGQKMIEKAGFVSIY from the coding sequence ATGGAAAAAAGAAATCAAGATTTACAAGTTGATTCAGGTAGTATATGTCCCTATTGCGAATATGATTGCAATCCTATAGGTGCAAAGATCTGTGAAATCTGCAAAACTACATTAATAAGCAAATCAGATTTTATTAAAAAAAATAATGTTGAATCTAATAGATCTATAAAAGGTAAAATTGGTAATCTATTTCAACGTAAGAAATCAAAAGTTAAATCTCAATCAAAAAGTACAGATATTCAATTATATTTATCAAGTAAACGTGATGACATATTATCAATTATTAAAAACCCTTTATATAGAACTAAAATAAAAGAGTTAAAAAAACCTATTAATTTTACTGGCTTATTAAGTATAGGATTAATCATATCATTATTAGTTAATTTTTTAACTGTTCAAAAGACAATTGATAATAAACAAGGGATAAATGTGAATAGTCCACAAGGATTATTTAACTATGGGGGTTCTCCAATTTTTGCTCCTTTAGTAGCTTCGGGAATTAATAAGGAGATCGAAAAATATGAAGGTTTAAATCTTCGATATAATAAGCCAATAAATAAAGATTTTAGTACTGAAAACGCCATAACAGATCTTATAAATGGTGAGTTAAGTTTTGCCTATAGTGATCGTCCTTTAACGGATAAGGAATATCAAAAGGCTAATCTTAGATCAATCAAGTTACAGCGTGTTCCCATCGCAATCGATGGAATTGTAATTTATTCTAATAAAAACGTTCCTTTATCTAAAATCAATCAAGGACAATTAGCTAAAATTTTTTCAGGAGAAATTGTAAATTGGAATCAAATAGATAATCGAATAGAAAATTTACCAATAAAACCAGTAATTGTATACAAAGACAGTATTCCAGGAATTCCATTATCTATAAGTAAATATTACATTTCTGATAATTATACATTAGCTTTAAGAAAAGTAATTAGTACTCCAGGTGCAATCTCTTTCGCTTCAGCTTCATTAGTAAAAAATCAGCAAGCAGTGAAAATGTTATCTTTAGCAGACGGAAACTCACATAATTATATTCAGCCTTGGTTGAATGGTGAATTAAATTTAAATGCTTTTGCTAATGGTTTGTATTGCTTGACAAGAAGAATTTATTTAATATATCGACAGGATGATAGCAATGATGAAAAAGCAGCAGAGCTTTTATTAGCGTATTTAAAATCTAGTGAAGGACAAAAAATGATTGAAAAGGCAGGATTTGTATCTATATATTAA
- a CDS encoding transposase — MLDEIITIYAIVEDLLKATGHLEDCRIQMSDPEVITTGLVAAKFFKGNQSNACQYLLEHNCSSERKSTQTLSICSRAIR; from the coding sequence ATGCTTGATGAAATTATAACGATTTATGCCATAGTCGAAGATTTACTCAAAGCTACTGGACATCTAGAGGATTGTCGTATTCAAATGAGTGATCCTGAGGTGATTACGACAGGGTTAGTCGCAGCCAAATTTTTTAAGGGAAATCAATCAAATGCCTGTCAGTATCTACTCGAACATAATTGCAGCAGTGAAAGGAAATCAACCCAAACTCTATCAATCTGTTCGAGAGCAATTCGTTAA
- a CDS encoding HlyD family secretion protein: MVFDNNHQSNTIKPIRVFIIDSKINCSIIDKYFLNNQLIHIISTANNGKLILYKLNNVLPDVVLINPEIGVLKYQNDLNNSVASIYNVIKIIADIKEYIDKAPKILIYSSSINEDNNFIYKAINAGADGYIMKSSLQELELAIIATSKGYINSSLLSLQMEKENECIENWTTVTQEKLEGMPKIYLRLLLYVMLTIILTFVLWLFSSKFEKVSSIEGKLEPEANIRVIDSPVTGKVKSIKIKSGQKVKKNQPLLILDSKLNFVEKSQKQTQLINQNKKLVQLKKSKDRLEQSLLNFNIQFKSKLTEKQAQLTQSQNLIKTKKSELLEVETNLKIAENKYKLYSNSKNKEIFPQIMVLEARQILEQEKQNIFQAKKEFESSKYVYVEKLSQLTVLEQEFKIKIIEVQQEVDKINNEIVNLSNEIQLTQNLIKIINYQINDQIIHAPINGIIFENIVSHSGVMVKQGQPLMNIAPEESNIVFRGQIKSKDSAFLKVGLPARIKVNAFPWREFGVLTGKISFIAPSSKINNDNEQVFDVEIRLNSNYDFKYLKLLSYGHTGKAEVIVRKENIISFLINN; this comes from the coding sequence ATGGTTTTCGATAATAATCATCAGTCTAATACTATAAAACCAATTAGAGTTTTTATAATAGATAGTAAAATCAATTGTTCTATTATTGATAAATATTTTTTAAATAACCAATTAATTCATATTATTAGTACAGCAAATAATGGAAAATTAATACTTTACAAATTAAATAATGTTTTACCAGATGTAGTGTTAATCAATCCTGAAATAGGGGTTTTAAAGTATCAAAACGATTTAAATAATTCCGTAGCATCTATATATAATGTTATAAAGATAATTGCTGACATTAAAGAATATATTGATAAAGCACCAAAAATATTAATTTATAGTTCTAGTATAAATGAAGATAATAATTTTATTTATAAAGCTATTAATGCAGGTGCAGATGGATATATTATGAAAAGTTCATTACAAGAATTAGAATTAGCGATAATTGCAACATCTAAAGGTTACATTAATTCTTCTCTGCTATCTTTACAAATGGAGAAAGAAAACGAATGTATTGAAAATTGGACAACAGTAACTCAAGAAAAACTTGAGGGAATGCCCAAAATATACCTACGATTGTTGCTATATGTGATGTTGACTATAATTTTGACTTTTGTATTATGGCTATTTTCTTCTAAATTTGAGAAAGTAAGTAGTATTGAAGGTAAATTAGAGCCAGAAGCAAACATTAGAGTTATAGATTCTCCAGTTACAGGAAAAGTTAAGTCAATTAAAATTAAATCTGGGCAAAAAGTTAAAAAAAATCAACCATTGCTAATTTTAGATTCAAAATTAAATTTTGTAGAAAAATCACAAAAGCAAACACAATTAATTAATCAAAATAAAAAATTAGTACAATTAAAAAAATCTAAAGATAGATTAGAACAATCCCTATTAAATTTTAATATTCAGTTTAAATCGAAATTAACTGAAAAACAAGCTCAATTAACACAATCTCAAAATTTAATTAAAACTAAAAAATCTGAATTGTTAGAGGTAGAAACTAATTTGAAAATTGCAGAAAATAAATATAAACTATATTCAAATTCTAAGAATAAAGAGATTTTTCCACAAATAATGGTTTTAGAAGCAAGACAAATATTAGAGCAAGAAAAACAAAATATATTTCAAGCTAAAAAGGAGTTTGAATCTTCAAAATATGTTTATGTAGAAAAATTGTCTCAACTCACCGTGCTAGAGCAAGAGTTTAAAATTAAAATAATTGAAGTTCAACAAGAAGTAGACAAAATTAATAATGAAATTGTTAATTTATCTAATGAAATTCAATTAACACAGAATTTAATCAAAATTATAAACTATCAAATAAATGATCAAATTATTCATGCTCCAATAAATGGTATAATTTTTGAGAATATTGTTAGTCATTCTGGAGTTATGGTTAAACAAGGTCAGCCTCTAATGAATATTGCACCAGAAGAATCAAATATAGTTTTTCGGGGACAGATAAAAAGTAAGGATTCTGCATTTTTAAAAGTAGGACTTCCAGCGAGGATAAAAGTAAATGCTTTTCCTTGGCGTGAATTTGGTGTGCTGACAGGTAAAATTAGCTTTATTGCCCCCTCCTCAAAAATTAATAATGATAATGAGCAGGTTTTTGATGTGGAAATAAGATTAAATTCCAATTATGATTTTAAATATTTAAAACTTTTGAGTTACGGTCATACTGGGAAAGCAGAAGTTATTGTTCGGAAAGAGAATATTATTTCGTTTTTAATCAATAATTAA
- a CDS encoding putative transmembrane sensor domain protein produces the protein MLKKISQQQPRIIGLDLYRDLPVFSPRFTDEVNIKAYNDLQNLFKLTDNIIGIEKVIEPLVNAPKILKDKNFVAASDIPSDYDNLIRRSYVFPEQNKVGKPAGIPYFGVALGFQYLSVEGWNAKGIQEKNNILKIFNHNKSIILKPTKNFVGIPKNDPYGYHFLINWRKAKQVFRRVSVIDVIKDEVDSQLFDNCIVIIGNVSASTADRHYIALNRWSTLPWIYGLEIPAQVASSIISAALDNRPLINPINIYNEIIILIISLTILISYLIYLSNSLLNIIEIYLKSFICSSVIFIALLIINIFCFRIGVWIPIGIPVVNIYLLCLSFYYYYYWKIKEENFSRLECYVNDLHHSLGNPLNSIKSSQYRTEKELIKIKNKLLDSSLTVNEIEEQLPIILKRNNNIIIQTKKIERYRVRLGLFINYGYLNKTNALVKVNLKSLVTSIIERFIEENNYEYFVQIYKEFDNSIGSVVIDTIAIEIVLDNLLDNAFYAVSPKENTEPGIIQIKVQCKNNLIEFKVKDNGIGIPENLKNEVFKPFVSYRGGQGIGLYLCKRILHLRKGDIWISSSDNGTEFTFRLPITRFRRI, from the coding sequence TTGTTAAAAAAAATATCTCAACAGCAGCCTAGAATTATTGGACTTGATTTATACCGAGATCTTCCAGTTTTTTCACCAAGATTTACGGACGAAGTAAATATAAAAGCTTACAATGATTTACAAAATTTGTTTAAATTAACAGATAATATAATAGGTATTGAAAAAGTAATTGAACCCTTAGTTAATGCACCAAAAATTCTTAAAGACAAAAATTTTGTAGCAGCCTCAGATATTCCAAGTGATTACGATAATTTAATTAGAAGATCATATGTATTTCCTGAACAAAATAAAGTTGGTAAACCTGCGGGCATTCCTTATTTTGGAGTAGCTTTAGGATTCCAATATCTATCTGTTGAAGGATGGAATGCTAAAGGAATACAAGAAAAAAATAATATTCTTAAAATATTTAACCATAATAAATCAATAATTTTAAAGCCTACTAAAAATTTTGTAGGCATCCCCAAAAATGATCCATATGGATATCATTTTTTAATTAATTGGCGTAAAGCGAAACAGGTTTTCAGAAGAGTATCCGTAATTGATGTTATTAAAGATGAAGTAGATTCGCAATTATTTGATAATTGCATTGTTATAATTGGAAATGTTTCGGCATCGACAGCAGATAGACATTATATAGCTTTAAATCGTTGGAGTACCTTACCGTGGATTTATGGTTTAGAGATACCTGCCCAAGTAGCTAGTTCAATTATTAGTGCTGCTCTTGATAATAGACCTCTGATTAACCCTATTAATATTTATAATGAAATTATAATCTTGATTATATCATTAACTATATTAATTAGTTATTTAATTTATTTATCAAATTCACTTTTAAATATTATTGAGATATATTTAAAATCTTTTATTTGTAGTAGTGTTATTTTTATAGCTTTACTAATAATAAACATATTTTGCTTTAGAATAGGTGTTTGGATTCCTATAGGTATACCAGTTGTTAATATATATTTATTATGTCTATCATTCTATTATTATTATTATTGGAAAATAAAAGAAGAAAATTTTTCTAGACTAGAATGTTATGTTAATGATTTACATCATTCTCTAGGAAATCCTTTAAATTCTATCAAATCAAGTCAATACCGTACTGAAAAAGAATTAATAAAAATTAAAAATAAATTATTAGACTCCTCTTTAACTGTTAATGAGATTGAAGAACAACTTCCAATTATTCTTAAAAGAAATAATAATATTATAATTCAAACAAAAAAAATTGAGCGATATAGAGTTCGCTTAGGACTTTTTATTAATTACGGTTATTTAAATAAAACTAACGCATTAGTAAAAGTTAATTTAAAATCATTAGTGACAAGTATAATTGAACGTTTTATCGAGGAAAATAATTATGAATATTTTGTACAAATATATAAAGAATTTGATAATTCAATAGGTAGCGTAGTTATAGATACTATTGCCATAGAAATAGTTCTTGACAATTTGCTTGATAATGCTTTTTATGCAGTTTCCCCTAAAGAGAATACAGAACCAGGAATTATACAAATAAAAGTTCAATGTAAAAATAATTTAATCGAATTTAAAGTAAAAGATAATGGAATTGGTATACCTGAAAACTTAAAAAACGAAGTTTTTAAGCCTTTTGTCTCATATAGGGGGGGACAAGGAATCGGTCTTTATTTATGTAAAAGAATTCTTCATCTTCGCAAAGGTGATATTTGGATCTCATCTTCTGATAATGGAACTGAATTTACCTTTCGATTACCAATAACTAGGTTTAGAAGAATATAA
- a CDS encoding integral membrane sensor signal transduction histidine kinase: MKFIRNNKPLKNLIIFLILILLITNVFFKGIVKYINLKIYDFNFLIRGFETIDERIVTVGWDERSIKFFQETIISDNTLSVVLDKISQQQPRVIALDLYRDLPVFSPRLTDELNIKAYNDLQKLFNSIPNIIGIEKVVNPIINSPTILKNRKLVASSDIPIDIDNIIRRSFVFPEENKKGEPAGIPYLGVAVGFQYLSAEGWNAVASKDGNHHLSILNGRKSILINPVNNFAGISEHNQYGYNFLVNWRKAKPAFNKVSIIDVINNEVDLQLFNDRVVIIGNVSASTADRHFIPLNHWSSLQWSYGLEIPAQVASSIISAALDDRPLLSTTSKLNNFIFLIIIIFLIIKYQNKLIIYNNTKDYAVKLLYFIMGTSIIIFIINIISFNIGLWLPICIPIIVIWMLYALLVFTFYLNYENKNKNELNLYMQNINYLYIDSLERIYFNINKIKDVSKKLELLLIKKDQSDIKANIISKRIVNIEIYIDKVKRQRKSLEELIYFNYINNNNKFDKIIVNQLVNNLIERLIQENSYFKYIKINTIFDPYLSVKKVVINVKAIEIVLENLLDNAFYCVNLQVFNKKPIITIKTLYSNNFLYISVKNNGFGVPKHLHKEIFEPFSYQGEQGVELYLSKKIVNFYRGNIEVKSDLDNDGIEFTCVLPVYSS, from the coding sequence ATGAAGTTCATTAGAAATAACAAACCATTAAAAAATTTAATAATATTTTTAATATTAATTTTGCTTATTACTAATGTATTTTTTAAAGGCATAGTAAAATATATTAATTTGAAAATTTATGATTTTAATTTTTTAATACGTGGTTTTGAGACAATAGATGAAAGAATTGTGACTGTTGGTTGGGATGAAAGAAGTATAAAGTTTTTTCAAGAGACAATTATATCCGATAATACATTATCTGTAGTTTTAGATAAAATTAGTCAACAACAGCCTAGAGTAATAGCATTAGATTTATATCGTGACTTACCTGTATTCTCACCAAGACTTACAGATGAACTAAACATCAAAGCTTATAACGATTTGCAGAAATTGTTTAATTCAATACCCAATATAATAGGCATTGAAAAAGTAGTAAATCCTATAATTAATTCACCTACTATACTTAAAAATAGAAAATTAGTAGCATCTTCAGACATACCTATTGATATTGACAATATAATTAGAAGATCCTTTGTGTTTCCTGAAGAAAATAAAAAAGGTGAACCTGCTGGTATTCCATATTTAGGTGTAGCAGTAGGTTTTCAATATTTGTCTGCTGAAGGATGGAACGCTGTAGCTTCAAAAGATGGGAATCATCATCTTTCCATTCTTAATGGTAGAAAATCTATATTAATTAATCCTGTAAATAATTTTGCTGGTATCTCTGAGCATAATCAATACGGCTACAATTTTTTAGTTAATTGGCGCAAAGCAAAACCTGCTTTCAACAAAGTTTCAATAATTGATGTTATTAACAATGAAGTAGATTTACAATTGTTTAATGATCGCGTTGTGATAATTGGAAACGTTTCAGCCTCGACAGCAGATAGACATTTTATACCTTTAAATCATTGGAGTTCTTTACAGTGGAGTTACGGCTTAGAAATACCTGCACAAGTAGCCAGTTCTATTATTAGTGCTGCTCTTGACGATAGACCCTTACTTTCAACTACCAGCAAATTAAATAATTTCATCTTTTTAATTATTATTATATTTTTAATTATTAAATATCAAAATAAATTAATCATATATAATAATACTAAAGATTATGCTGTCAAGCTTCTATATTTTATAATGGGAACTTCTATTATAATATTTATAATTAATATTATTTCATTTAATATAGGTTTGTGGTTGCCAATATGTATACCAATTATTGTTATATGGATGCTTTACGCTTTGTTGGTTTTTACTTTTTATTTAAATTACGAAAATAAAAATAAAAATGAGCTTAATTTATATATGCAAAATATAAATTACCTTTATATTGATTCTTTAGAAAGGATTTATTTTAATATTAATAAAATCAAAGATGTTTCTAAAAAGCTCGAATTATTGTTAATTAAAAAAGACCAAAGTGATATTAAAGCAAATATAATATCAAAGCGAATAGTTAATATAGAAATATATATAGATAAAGTAAAAAGACAAAGAAAAAGTTTAGAAGAACTTATATATTTTAATTATATAAATAATAATAATAAATTTGATAAGATAATAGTTAATCAATTAGTTAATAATTTAATTGAGCGATTAATACAAGAAAATAGTTATTTTAAATATATAAAAATAAATACTATATTTGATCCATATTTAAGCGTTAAAAAAGTAGTTATAAATGTTAAAGCTATAGAGATTGTATTAGAAAACTTATTAGATAATGCTTTTTATTGTGTAAATTTACAAGTATTTAATAAAAAACCTATTATTACTATAAAGACCTTATATAGTAATAATTTTTTATATATTAGTGTAAAAAATAATGGATTTGGTGTTCCCAAACATTTACATAAAGAAATATTTGAACCTTTTTCATACCAAGGGGAACAAGGAGTTGAATTATATTTATCCAAAAAAATTGTTAACTTTTATCGGGGTAATATAGAAGTTAAAAGTGACTTAGATAACGATGGGATTGAATTTACTTGCGTACTACCAGTATATTCTTCTTAA